The DNA sequence AGTAATTTCTAGAATGTAAAACGCTCGCTGATTGGTCGGTGATGTTTGACGAGCGAGGGGGTGTGGAGTTTGACTATAAATACTGCGGGAGCTCGCTGCGTCCCATTTGTTGTAAATGTGTGTGGATGTTTGTGATAAACGGaacgtttgtgtgtgtgtctttgggctatttaataaaattttgtaatttattttaaaaagtatatttgTTTTACGACGGTaagtgtcatttttattgcatgtTAAGTAGCAATGAACCTATTGTTAGTAGATCATTTAAATGCAGCTTTTATGTCaattagtttttattattattacctgtAATTTGGAAATTGTACGTTTGCGATAGAAGTCAGTTATGTAGTTTTGCTGTTAATCTGCTATTGAGTAAAACATTTGCAATAGAACCGAGCATATGACCAGCATACACTTTTGTTAAGATCTATTGTTCGTAGTTTTGCATTGCTAGACTTTTTCATCTTTGCATAACCGTAAATATACAGATTTTAATCCGATTGTTTCCCCTTCCAGCACTTTATACAACTGAAACTGATTCACAATGGTTGCAACAAGCACACTTAACCGAAACACTGAATGCCTTTCTGAATTTGCTGATCATGGATATGACCCGTCTTGTATCGATTACGGTAAGCTATTTTACTTTCATTACGTGTTGTATACCGTTAAATATCTAAGATTTGCAAAGCTataatgtgatttttaaaacaAGTAAGTGAATGACTTGTTTACTACACTGTTGGTGCAGTAGCGCTGCAGAGGtgatgtcaacagagatgatgTCATTGTGTATCCCAGCTCATCTCCTTTGTGACCATGACTAGTGATAGGGCGTGCGAAATTGACATACAATTAGTGGCTCTGAAGATGCATGCTATTTTAAGAATCGCTTTTTAATTAGACGTTTCTTTCCACTTCTGGGCTAACGTGTTTTTTTCCTTCCAGAAATGGACTTTTGGGAGAGGTGCTTGGCTGCACCCTACCTGGGGGCAGAAGTGTGTGAGGAGCATGCGTGTCAACAGCTTGCCCGGCTGCTGGAAGGCTGTCTGGCAAGAGCCAAGACCAGCAAGCTGCAGTGTGCCCATGTGCTCGTTCCAGAGACTCTGACCCGACGGGTGGCCCGGGATGTGCTCAGACTGTCTGCGGGGGAACCTTGTGGGTTGAGGGGCTGCGTCCTGGACGTCCGTCTGGAGCTAGAGGAACAGCAAAACCGTTGCGAGAGACTCGAGCGCCTTGCCTGCGACGCAAGCGTGGTGCCAACTTTCGAATTGACATTGGTTTTCAAACAGGATTGTGGTGGTTGGCCAAGTCTGCGTGAGTTTTTACGCATAGGTAGATGTTTTCCACCTGGAACACGGCGTGCACTTAaactccgccctgggttccggCTGATTAAGAAGAAACTGTACTCCTCTGCGGCTGGAACTGTAATCGAGGAGTGTTGAAGGGGAGGGCAGGAGGTTTTTAAGGGTACAATGCACTACAAACTTTAGTATAATGAATGTAACACTGCTGAGTAGCAGCTCAAGTTTTTGTAAGTTTTTTTACTGTTGAAATTGAGACTTTTCGGGTGACACTGGAACAAAATGGGGAGTTTGCATCATAATGGGTGTCATGGGTGTACTGTAGTTTCTGGAAGTATTAAAGCAAGTGGTGTTCAGATTAGTGGCCTTTGCTTGGGTAGGTACTCATCCAAGAAGAACACAATTTTATGCTTCAATAATTGGTACTCGAAGCATTTGCTTTACTCAAAATTTTAAAACCCCTTAATCAAATCCGTCATGAAATTCTCAATTGCCTTTTGATGTTCTAGTTGGGGCCATATTACTCAATGTATTGTGCTTTCTGTAAGTGTCTGTGCTTGTAAACCTTTTTCAAAGGCATGAAGTCTAAATTTAAATGTCATGGTTTCTAACGTGTCACTGTTTAAAAAGACATTATGggaaggttttttttttaaaacccctgttagttaatgcacactGTTAATGGTCATTGCACAATTGTTCATCTAGTGTTTGTCCTTTTTAGTgcttaaagtttattttatctTTGTCAATGAATACACTTGTACATTTTCCCTGCAGTGCTGTTACGGCAGCTGAGCATTTTTCTTTACGAAGTTCCTGTTACAGGAAGTTGGAGAGCTTTGTCTTTTTTGACAATAAACTATATTTTCAAAACTTTGCGTTAATTTGGCTTTTTTGCAGCAGTCCACTGTAGTATAGCCTAAAATGGTTACAAATGTGGAACTTGTGTAAAATTGTTTTGTCACACAATAACACATATCTTTGCAGATCTATATGGTGGGGGGCTCATAATATTCCTTTATGTAATCAGACACTACTGTCCCAAACGTGCATTAAAAGCAAATTCCTTGCCACATGGAGTTTTATTTCAATGCTGTCAAGTCACCAGTTGTCAGATATGAAAATATTGTGGGACAATCGTTCCATCAGTCAATTGTGTAG is a window from the Misgurnus anguillicaudatus chromosome 21, ASM2758022v2, whole genome shotgun sequence genome containing:
- the LOC129449353 gene encoding DNA damage-inducible transcript 4-like protein encodes the protein MVATSTLNRNTECLSEFADHGYDPSCIDYEMDFWERCLAAPYLGAEVCEEHACQQLARLLEGCLARAKTSKLQCAHVLVPETLTRRVARDVLRLSAGEPCGLRGCVLDVRLELEEQQNRCERLERLACDASVVPTFELTLVFKQDCGGWPSLREFLRIGRCFPPGTRRALKLRPGFRLIKKKLYSSAAGTVIEEC